The genomic interval GATCGGATCATTGTACATGGTTAGTTTACCCTTGTTCTTACTTCTATGGTTCGTTACCAGCTGGATTTGGTCACGCCAGGCAGTTTACCTTCACTGGCCAATTTCCGCAGACACAGTCTGCAAGTACCAAACAAGCGGTAGTAACTACGAGGACGGCCGCACAGGCTGCAACGATTGTGGAGTCTTACCTTGGGCAACTTGCCCTTAGCGACCTTTACAATGCGCTTTTCCTCTTTAACAATCATGGATGTTTTAGCCAAAATGGAATCTCCTGTTCCCTTTGAATGCTTTCGCGATTACGATGCTTGTGCTTTGGGGGCTTCCGACTTGGACTTCTTCTGGAAAGGGAAACCAAACTGCTCAAGCAAGGCTCGGGCTTCCATATCCGTCCGGGCGGAGGTCACGATGGTGATATTCAAACCACGCATACGCTGAACCTTGTCATAGTTGATCTCGGGGAAAACCAACTGATCCTTCAGGCCCAGGTTATAATTACCCAAACCGTCAAAACCGTTGGGATTCAGACCACGGAAATCACGAATACGGGGCAAGACAATGCCGGTCAACTTTGCCAAAAAATCATACATCCGGTCGCCACGCAGGGTGACTTTCGCGCCAATGGGCATCCCCTGACGGATCTTGAAACCGGCAATGGACTGCTTGGCTCGGGTGATTAACGGCTTTTGACCGGTGATCATCTGCAGCTCTTCCACACCATT from Vampirovibrio chlorellavorus carries:
- a CDS encoding type Z 30S ribosomal protein S14, encoding MIVKEEKRIVKVAKGKLPKVRLHNRCSLCGRPRSYYRLFGTCRLCLRKLASEGKLPGVTKSSW
- the rplE gene encoding 50S ribosomal protein L5, which translates into the protein MTLKERYEKEIVPALQKDLELSNKYQVPQILKIVVNVGLGDGAQNAKLFDNGVEELQMITGQKPLITRAKQSIAGFKIRQGMPIGAKVTLRGDRMYDFLAKLTGIVLPRIRDFRGLNPNGFDGLGNYNLGLKDQLVFPEINYDKVQRMRGLNITIVTSARTDMEARALLEQFGFPFQKKSKSEAPKAQAS